A region of Rhodospirillales bacterium DNA encodes the following proteins:
- a CDS encoding aspartate aminotransferase family protein: protein MNQEAAMDIPLKGLGWAEIAPMLEAAKAGDYSWRDGRMAVYYYYLDEALHEVQTKAYQAFWTENNLGKKAFASLAKLEDDVVSFGLKLMNAPEGAAGTFTSGGSESIFLAVQTARDWARAEKGIHEPNFVVPRTAHPAFTRAGHALGVEVRRVPTTRNDFKADVAAIRGRIDSKTIGIVGSAPCYPFGVFDPIRELAAVALERDLWMHVDACVGGFLSPWVKRLGHAVPDWDFSVPGVTSISADLHKHGMAPKGASLMLLRSAELKMKHQTFDFREWERGPYVAYTMQGTRPGGAVAAAWAVLHHLGDEGYLRCARLIMDTKRKLVDGVNAIPGLSTLEPNELGIFVTRAADPALDIGAVSDAMNARGWFIGRQMEPAGIHMHLNPAHAKAADAYLRDLRASVDEVRAAGARGGEAGSTY from the coding sequence ATGAATCAGGAGGCCGCGATGGACATCCCGCTCAAAGGCCTGGGCTGGGCCGAGATCGCCCCGATGCTCGAGGCCGCCAAGGCCGGCGACTACTCGTGGCGCGACGGCCGGATGGCGGTCTACTACTACTATCTCGACGAGGCGCTGCACGAGGTGCAGACCAAGGCCTACCAGGCGTTCTGGACCGAGAACAACCTCGGCAAGAAGGCGTTCGCCAGCCTCGCGAAGCTGGAGGACGACGTCGTCTCGTTCGGCCTCAAGCTGATGAACGCGCCGGAGGGCGCCGCCGGCACCTTCACCTCCGGCGGCTCCGAGAGCATCTTCCTCGCCGTCCAGACGGCGCGCGACTGGGCGCGCGCCGAGAAGGGGATCCACGAGCCCAACTTCGTGGTGCCGCGCACCGCGCATCCCGCCTTCACCCGCGCCGGCCACGCGCTCGGCGTCGAGGTGCGCCGCGTGCCGACGACGCGCAACGATTTCAAGGCCGACGTCGCCGCCATCCGCGGGCGGATCGACTCGAAGACCATCGGCATCGTCGGATCGGCGCCCTGCTATCCGTTCGGCGTGTTCGATCCGATCCGCGAGCTTGCGGCGGTCGCGCTGGAGCGCGATCTCTGGATGCATGTCGACGCCTGCGTCGGCGGCTTCCTGTCACCGTGGGTCAAGCGGCTGGGGCACGCGGTTCCGGACTGGGATTTCAGCGTGCCGGGCGTCACCAGCATCTCGGCCGATCTGCACAAGCACGGAATGGCGCCCAAGGGCGCGTCGCTGATGCTGCTGCGCTCGGCGGAACTGAAGATGAAGCACCAGACGTTCGACTTCCGCGAATGGGAGCGGGGCCCCTACGTCGCCTACACCATGCAGGGCACGCGGCCCGGCGGCGCCGTGGCGGCGGCCTGGGCGGTGCTGCACCACCTCGGCGACGAGGGCTATCTGCGCTGCGCCCGGCTGATCATGGACACCAAGCGCAAGCTGGTGGACGGCGTCAACGCGATCCCGGGGCTGTCGACCCTGGAGCCGAACGAGCTCGGCATCTTCGTGACCCGCGCCGCCGACCCGGCGCTCGACATCGGCGCCGTCAGCGACGCCATGAACGCCCGGGGCTGGTTCATCGGCCGCCAGATGGAGCCGGCGGGCATCCACATGCATCTGAATCCGGCCCACGCGAAGGCCGCCGACGCCTATCTGCGCGACCTTCGGGCGTCGGTGGACGAGGTCCGGGCGGCCGGCGCGCGCGGCGGCGAAGCCGGCTCGACCTACTGA
- a CDS encoding TRAP transporter substrate-binding protein, with translation MRRLGVLAAAAAFALAGAASAQTVDKKQFNVVGTWGFLTNWQQLEGPFWKDHLPKASGGNITANAKSLTEVNLNGNEMLRLLKQGVFDFVAALPIYVDDGAAVVEAVDIAGVAKDFPMARKITEAWLPEMQKVMAEKHGATILAMFPFPQQVFYCRGEVKGIADLKGKKVRVQGTSQGDFVTAVGGSPVTIAFGEVVPALEKGVADCGITGTMPGYKAKWHEVTQSMFVLPVGYTIGFWAVSNNTWSKLSKPTQDFLRKEFADLEARSWKAIEAENDEGIACNTGGTCSAGPAAKMKLVKPSDADVAAREKALNEVVLARWAKRCGDACAARWNELVGKPYGLAAKAN, from the coding sequence ATGCGGAGACTAGGCGTTCTCGCCGCCGCCGCGGCGTTCGCGCTGGCGGGCGCGGCATCGGCGCAGACGGTCGACAAGAAGCAGTTCAACGTCGTCGGCACGTGGGGTTTCCTCACCAATTGGCAGCAGCTCGAGGGTCCGTTCTGGAAGGACCATCTTCCGAAGGCCTCCGGCGGCAACATCACGGCCAACGCCAAGTCGCTGACCGAGGTGAACCTCAATGGCAACGAGATGCTGCGCCTGCTGAAGCAGGGCGTGTTCGACTTCGTCGCGGCGCTGCCGATCTACGTCGACGACGGCGCCGCGGTGGTCGAGGCGGTCGACATCGCCGGCGTCGCCAAGGACTTCCCGATGGCGCGCAAGATCACCGAGGCCTGGCTGCCGGAGATGCAGAAGGTCATGGCGGAGAAGCACGGCGCCACGATCCTCGCGATGTTCCCGTTCCCGCAGCAGGTGTTCTACTGCCGCGGCGAGGTGAAGGGCATCGCCGACCTCAAGGGCAAGAAGGTCCGCGTCCAGGGCACCTCGCAGGGCGATTTCGTCACCGCCGTCGGCGGCTCGCCCGTCACGATCGCGTTCGGCGAGGTCGTGCCGGCGCTCGAGAAGGGCGTCGCCGACTGCGGCATCACCGGCACCATGCCGGGCTACAAGGCCAAGTGGCACGAGGTCACGCAGAGCATGTTCGTGCTGCCGGTCGGCTACACGATCGGCTTCTGGGCGGTCAGCAACAACACTTGGAGCAAGCTCTCCAAGCCGACCCAGGACTTCCTGCGCAAGGAGTTCGCCGACCTCGAGGCGCGGTCGTGGAAGGCGATCGAGGCCGAGAACGACGAGGGCATCGCCTGCAACACCGGCGGGACCTGCTCTGCAGGACCGGCCGCCAAGATGAAGCTGGTCAAGCCGTCGGACGCCGACGTCGCGGCGCGCGAGAAGGCGCTCAACGAGGTCGTGCTGGCGCGCTGGGCCAAGCGCTGCGGCGACGCCTGCGCCGCCCGCTGGAACGAGCTCGTCGGCAAGCCGTACGGCCTCGCCGCCAAGGCGAACTGA
- a CDS encoding TRAP transporter small permease: MEKVWSATAAVARAAAWAGGAMLLAAAAIVSTEVVLRKILTVTFTGSDELASYLFAVGTSWALAHVLVTRGHVRIDALYLRFGPRARAALDLVSLLALALFVAFLTERAWNLAFTSLFEWIRPNTSLRVPLAIPQLAWLAGFLFFLFTLAVAILRVFAGLARGDLGAVAAIAGASSQDEEIESELRGLGIAPPAAGDGGRK; the protein is encoded by the coding sequence ATGGAGAAGGTGTGGAGCGCGACGGCCGCGGTCGCGCGCGCCGCGGCGTGGGCCGGCGGCGCGATGCTGCTCGCGGCGGCGGCGATCGTCTCGACCGAGGTGGTGCTGCGCAAGATCCTGACGGTCACGTTCACGGGCTCCGACGAGCTCGCGTCGTACCTGTTCGCGGTCGGCACGAGCTGGGCGCTGGCGCATGTGCTGGTCACGCGCGGCCACGTCCGCATCGACGCCCTCTATCTGCGGTTCGGACCCCGCGCGCGCGCGGCGCTCGACCTCGTGTCGCTGCTGGCGCTGGCGCTGTTCGTCGCGTTCCTCACCGAGCGCGCATGGAACCTGGCGTTCACCAGCCTGTTCGAGTGGATACGACCGAACACGTCGCTGCGCGTGCCGCTGGCGATCCCGCAGCTGGCATGGCTCGCGGGCTTCCTGTTCTTCCTGTTCACGCTCGCCGTCGCGATCCTGCGGGTGTTCGCCGGGCTGGCGCGCGGCGACCTCGGCGCGGTCGCCGCGATCGCCGGCGCCTCGAGCCAGGACGAGGAGATCGAGAGCGAGCTGCGCGGCCTGGGCATCGCGCCGCCGGCCGCCGGCGACGGCGGGAGGAAGTAG
- a CDS encoding TRAP transporter large permease, with product MLATALLTLIVLLALSVPIAATLGVLGLVMERFYASMPLRLAMGEIVWTASVEYILIAIPLFVMLGEILLRAGIATRVYAAIAQWLSWLPGGLMHANIGSCALFAATSGSSVATAATIGTVAIPEIRKRGYDEPLFLGTLAAGGTLGILIPPSINFILYGLLTNTSVPRLYLAGMIPGMLLAGLFMAVVLVYCAFDRRRGGVPIETSWGARLRTLPDLIPPFLIFLVVVGSIYAGVATPTEAASLGVIAALMLAAWERRLTWAMLRAVFEGTMRTTAMIMLIIVAAQFLNFVLAAIGVTDGVAEWVTNLGLGALGTMLLIVVFYLVLGCFMETISMMILTTPLVAPIVFKLGYDPIWWGVVLTVLIEAALITPPVGLNLYVVQGMRERGAIGDVIKGALPFVAAMLALIAALLAVPGLALWLPTLIMGK from the coding sequence ATGCTAGCGACCGCGCTGCTGACCCTGATCGTCCTGCTCGCGCTCAGCGTGCCCATCGCCGCGACGCTGGGCGTCCTCGGCCTGGTGATGGAGCGCTTCTACGCCTCGATGCCGCTGCGCCTCGCGATGGGCGAGATCGTGTGGACGGCGAGCGTCGAGTACATCCTCATCGCCATCCCGCTGTTCGTCATGCTGGGCGAGATCCTGCTGCGGGCCGGCATCGCGACCCGCGTCTACGCCGCCATCGCGCAGTGGCTGTCGTGGCTGCCGGGCGGGCTGATGCACGCCAACATCGGCTCCTGCGCGCTGTTCGCCGCCACGTCGGGCTCCAGCGTCGCCACCGCGGCGACGATCGGCACCGTCGCGATCCCCGAGATCCGCAAGCGCGGCTACGACGAGCCGTTGTTCCTCGGCACGCTGGCCGCCGGTGGCACGCTCGGCATCCTCATTCCGCCGTCGATCAACTTCATCCTCTATGGATTGCTGACCAACACCTCCGTGCCGCGGCTGTACCTCGCCGGCATGATCCCGGGGATGCTGCTCGCGGGCCTCTTCATGGCGGTGGTCCTCGTCTACTGCGCCTTCGACCGCCGCCGCGGCGGCGTGCCGATCGAGACCAGCTGGGGCGCGCGCCTGCGCACGCTGCCCGACCTGATCCCGCCGTTCCTGATCTTCCTCGTGGTGGTCGGATCGATCTACGCCGGCGTCGCGACGCCCACCGAGGCGGCGTCGCTCGGCGTCATCGCCGCGCTGATGCTGGCCGCGTGGGAGCGCAGGCTGACCTGGGCGATGCTGCGCGCGGTGTTCGAGGGCACCATGCGCACGACCGCGATGATCATGCTGATCATCGTGGCGGCGCAGTTCCTGAACTTCGTGCTGGCCGCCATCGGCGTCACCGACGGCGTGGCGGAGTGGGTGACGAATCTCGGGCTCGGCGCGCTCGGCACGATGCTGCTGATCGTCGTCTTCTACCTCGTGCTGGGATGCTTCATGGAGACGATCTCCATGATGATCCTGACGACGCCGCTGGTCGCGCCGATCGTGTTCAAGCTCGGCTACGATCCGATCTGGTGGGGCGTCGTGCTGACGGTGCTGATCGAGGCGGCGCTGATCACGCCGCCGGTCGGCCTCAACCTCTACGTCGTGCAGGGCATGCGCGAGCGCGGCGCCATCGGCGACGTGATCAAAGGCGCGCTGCCGTTCGTCGCCGCCATGCTGGCCCTGATCGCCGCGCTGCTCGCCGTCCCCGGCTTGGCGCTATGGTTGCCGACGCTGATCATGGGGAAGTGA